The genomic window TATGCGTGATTTAGAAAAAATGGATTTTAATCCAAATCTTGAGCCCGTCATTTCTGAATTCGAAACTTCATTGGAAATATTGGCCCGTACCCTACGTGCCTATGGAGCGGACGAGAAGCAGATTTATGACTTTACTCTGGAAGCTCAGCAACGGTTAAAGAGTTCTCGAAATGGAATTAAGGAGTCCGAGCGAAGAACAATAGACATGCCCGCCTGGCAAGCTCTGGCAAATCTTTACCCCATGAAATTAAAGAGCGATTCCTATGCCGCAGGAAAGACTCTCGGTGAGCTTGATTTACGAAAGCGCACTGGAGCCACACTTGTCTCTGTTTTTCGTGACGGATTAGGCGTTGCAGTGCCCGATGCCAATTTTTCTCTTGAAAGGAACGATACGCTATATTTACTCGGTACCAGCGAGTCTATTAAATCCGCAGAATTACTTCTCGCTGGAGAAGCAGCTATCACCTGAATTTATACCGTCTGCTTATTAGATTGAAAATACCTAGAGTATCGAAGACATCAACTAGGCCACTCGGAAAATATTTCTTGGCCCTTAAAACAATATTCCTGTGAACTTGCTCAGACCGATATAGTTGCAATCGTTTCTTCACAAACGCGTGTTTTGGCGTCGAGAGAATTTCTTCAATTTTATCTACAAAATCAATGTCCTGCCTGTAGCTGATCCATCCTCTCAATAGGGCCATTGCTGCCAGCTTTTCCTCGTCTGATAACTTAGAAAATTGCTTTCCAACTGCTGTCCCCTGCCCATTCTCTGCTAGAAGACCGACTTCACGAAGTATCTTAATTGCCTCCTGGCCAGGCTCAGGATTGATCATATTTCTCAATCTTGATATGTCATTGAGAGTCCATGCGCGGTGGACAAAATCATATTCATCCGAAAACGCATGAGCCTCTTCGCGAAAGACGCCATTTAGCCTATTCAGACGCAATTCAGCTTCATTGAATGCCAACTTTGGGTCACTGTGACCCCCATGTAATCTCAAATAATGACTTAATTCATGTCGTAAAGTAACTCGGCTATAGGGTCCTGAATGAAGGATTTCCATCACCAGTCGAGGTAAACGGTCAGGAGAGAACCGAACGGATCCCTGTTGCCTGTTGTCTTCGGACATGTCGTAGTCCGTGTCTTCCAAGCCTTTTAGGAGAGCTTCCATTTTTTCATCGGGAAAGGAACTAAAATCTTCCGCAATGATCTGAGCCAGAATTTGATCAACGCGAGTCAACTCGTCCGCCCAATTTTGATCAACTGCAAATTGTTTTGCGAAAAATCTAAGGATTCTTTCTTTGATTTGGGCAGGTGGTGACAAGTTATTTCGGCAAGCTGAAGCCTCTGCCAAATTCTGAGAGATTAAAAACAACGGCCCGGCAATGAAGCAAATGAGGCCGTGAAGAAGACAATTTTTGGCATTAGATCGTCTAATTTGGCACAAGGGAGTTTCCTTAAGCAGCTCAAGGGTAAATAGCAAGCTCATAAGTACTCTATAGCAATACTCGGGCCTTTCGCTGACCAGAAAAAATTCAGGTTCCCTTGCAGGTGGATTGTGATTGAGAGTCGTCTAGAGAATGTCGACCCAATCATCTTCTCCCTGTCGCAATCTGACTCCGACAAGAAGTGATCCTAGGCGCTTTTTTAATTCAATAAAGCAATATTCTGCGATGTTTTCTACTGTTGGGACCCGTACTTTGAAAAAATCGACTTCATATCCCAAATGCTTTTTGTTGAGGAGTGCAACGACTTCTTTCAGATCTTCTTCTACGTCGGTGAGATTGACGACTAAACTGGTCTTTGGATCGCGGTGCCCAGCCAGACGCGCTTCCAATATAAAATTATACCCATGGCCATATTCGCTACAGGAATCACCAAACACTTTCTGATTTTGGTCTTCGGTCCAGGTAAAATTAAAATATCTCACTCCGGCACTGAAATAAGCCTTTCTCGATAAAATGACTAAGGATGATTTAGACATTGGCTCCTCATAATTCAAAAAAAGTGACCAAACCAAGTTCCCCGAAGCTTGACTCTAGTCGAGGCCTGTCCAAGAATGGAGGATATATTTTCTGCGTCATTTTTACTGTGAGGCGAGCATTCATGGGCAGACTATTTTTCGCTGTGATCGGAGTTTTGGTGGCTCCCCTAATCCAATCCTGTTCTAATTTATTGGTAGAAATGAGCAGTGAGAAAATCTCTCTTGCGCCCACTGAGACAACTGCTACCCGAGAAAACCCGCCATTGGTTTCAGCAATTGATTCCTCAAGTAAAATTCTACCTTCTTCGCTGAAGGTGGAAAAACAGACAGATAAAACTGACAAAAGCGAAATTCAGTATGATCAAAACGAAGTCTCATCCATTTGCAATCTTGAGTTGGCGCGGCTTCCAGGTCCATTAAAGAGTGAAGATTTTGCCAAAGCTTGTAAAAAAGCTCAGGTGCTTCAGGGATGTGTGAGCGAGGAGAGACGTCCAATATTTCATTACGAAAGATTAAGCAGTGATTCGAAAGGAAAAAAAATTCTTGCTTTGGCCCTTATTCACGGGGATGAACTGCCCAGCGGCAGCGTTGCGCGGGCATGGATGGCGAGACTTGAAAGCGTTGAGCCGCGTAATTCCTGGAGAGTTATTCCTGTTTTGAATCCCGATGGATTTGGCAAAAAAACCCGTGTCAATGCCCGCGGAGTTGATATCAACCGCAACTTCCCGACAGAGGGATGGGAGCGTGAAGCTGTTCAAAGATGGAAATCAATGAGCAAAAGCGATCCTCGTCGATATCCGGGTCCGAATTCAGGAAGTGAAATGGAAACTCGCTGCGCGATGAAGCACATTGAGGATTTTAACCCAGATTTTATTATTTCGATACATACCCCGCTCGGAGTTTTGGATTTTGATGGGCCGAGACTGAAGTATCCCCGTTTTGAGCCCCTACCTTGGATATCATTAGGCAATTTTCCGGGCAGCTTAGGGCGTTATATGTGGAAAGATCATAACGTTCCCGTGCTGACGATCGAGCTCAAGGGGTCTGGAGGCCTAAAGAGACTTGAGCAGTTTGATCACCTCCAGGATATCTCAGGCACGGTGGCCATTCAGTCTAACAAAGCCAAGGAAGAAAAGAACTAGATGAGCCTCACTCCTTCCCTAAAAAAGCAACTTCTTGATGCCGCCATAAAGGCGCGATTGAATTCTTATAGCCCCTACAGTAAATGCAAGGTCGGCTCGGCACTCTTGATGGATGATCAACGAATATTTTCTGGTTGCAACATTGAAAACGCCTCCTACGGGGCCACCATCTGCGCCGAAAGGTCTGCGATATTTTCAGCGATCGGACAGGGATTTAAAAATGTGCAAGCCATATTGGTTGTGACAGATTCTCTCGAACCATGGCCTCCCTGCGGGATGTGCCGTCAGGTCCTGAGCGAATTTGCCTCAGCAGAGGTCCCTGTTTTCCTGTGCAACCTCGATGGAGTTGTGAGAGAGAAAACCCTAGGAGAGCTCTGCCCTCACTTTTTTGGGCCTCTCCAACTATCTTGAGCTTTTTTCTTGATACCCCGGTCAAATTCCAGCAGTCAGTCCGCGGTTAATCTCGTCAGTCTCAGGTAGGTAGTCCTCATAGATCATAGCAATCGCTCTCGGCAGGAATGAGACTGAATAATCCCCTCCTTTTCAGCCGCTTTTAGCCAAGCAGGAAATTCTTTTAATATTTTTTGCAATAAAACTTCTTCGGGCATTTCGGTTAAATCTTTAGCCGTCAATGCAAAGAAACCTGTATTGTCGATCCGGCGACCCTCAAGTGTATCCAGTTTTTCTAAAACGCCATAACCACTTCCTGCCCAACCGACAAACTGAAGAAAAATTGGAACACCATCGCTAGCCATAGACTTAATTTTCTCACTTATGGCCCTTGAGCTCCCGACTCCGCCATCATGAACAACAATAGCAAGTACCGGTTTTTTTGTTCCCGCATAATCTCGGCTCAACATTTCAAGAAGGGCAACCTCGTCATTGCTGGAGCCAAGTCCTGGAAATATCCCGCTCCAACCGGAATAAGGCTGTCGAGATATCCCTAAATCCTTCAGTTGATCCGCATTCAGCTGATTCGCATCGTAACCAAGTGCGTGCAAGATATCTTCCTGATTGGAGTAAGACTTTCGAAAAATCTTTCCTAAAAATCCCCCTTGAGTTGTCTGTTCATAGGGCATGCGGCTTTGTTGTGCTCTCTTTACAAACTGCTCATAATTTTCCAGTGTAATAGAATCACCGACCTCGTCCCCTGTCGTATCAATCGACAACCTAGCGCAATGGGAGGCAAATGCGTAACAGGGAATGGCCCCATCAGGGTCTAATCGTAGAGCCAAGGGTACGATGCGATTAATTAGCCTTTGAACACCCTCAGGGTATTGGCTCTGCATTGATCCGGATGCATCCAGGACAAGGAGAACATCCGCAAATATTTCACCCAAACCCATTTTGTCGACAAGGACATTCACTTTCTTTGCCAAATCCACGAGACCAGGCGCTTTTTTTGAAATCTTTTCCAGGGTGATTTTGTTCCTTTGCTCTGCAGTGGAGGGAGGTGGTTGGAGTGGCTGTGCGGGTGATTCAGGAACAGCAGGTTGAGGGGCCGACTCTTGGCCTTTCATTTCCGGGTCGTCAGCTCTCGCTCCACCGAAGGATTCAAATAAACTTGCAAATCCGCCCTTAAACCCATCTCCCTGGGTCCTTATTTTCCAACCATTGCCATGCCTGTAAAGAGTTAACAGGAAAATCGCTCTTTCTTCGGTCAAGGATCCAACTTGAGGTGAGAAGATAGCAATTTTATTTTCTCCCGCTCGCACAATAGTAGTAATGAATTCAAGATCTTTAACCATCGGATCTTGCGCGTCCCCTTCAAGTGAGGTAGCGAGAGCTAAACTCAGCTCGGTTACTTCTGTGGGGATCTTGCCCAGCTCGACACGAAAGATGGTTTTGTAAATTTTAGATTTTTGATCCAGTTCACGAGTGACGATCTCAACAGACTTATCTGGAGACTGCAAATTATTGTAGAAGAGCGTCCACTCATCGGCTTCGATTTTATTTTGTCCATTAAGACCAAACAGAAAAGCCGGAATATCATCTAGCTGAAGATTTCTTGATGATATTTTTTGCGGTGCTTGTGTTAGCACCTCCACAAAGAGCGAGCCCTTTGCATCTGCATCAACAATTGTTAATCTGGCTCCACTTTTAAGCGGTTCCGGATCCCCGGCCATTGCAGTCAAGCTTGGTGACGAGACTGAAAAAAAGAGCGGGATCATGACCGTCAAAAGAAAGCAGGAAAGTCGCTTGCAAAGAAACTGAATGTCAGAAAAAAGAGAAGTGAAGAGATTAAACACACTAAACATAGAATTTCCTCTCGAGGGGACCAACTAGCTGGCGCAAGCCTTGCCACAGGTCTGACTTCAGGACAACTCAAATATTTTTTATGATCGATCCGTGACGAATCGTATGAAAAAATTATGAAATTTTTTGCAGACCCCTTAGAGCCCCGGCAGAAGAGTCTATTTAGAATTTAAGAAATGCATGATACGGGGCTTTAAGCCGAACTCCTCCTTCGAGAGCCTTTAATTCCATGAGAAAAAGATGGGTGACGACATGGGCGCCACATTTTTTGACCAGGGTTTCTGCGGCAGAGGCTGTTCCTCCAGTCGCCAAAACATCGTCAATGATCACAACGCGACTCTCTTCCGAAAAGGAATCCTTGTGCACTAGCAATGAGTCTGAGCCATACTCCAAATCATAGCTGTGGTTCACCGTTTCGCGAGGGAGCTTGCCTGGCTTACGAGCGAGGACCAAGGCAATTTCCCTGTGTTGGGCGACTGCGGCCCCAATAATAAACCCACGACTTTCGATGGCGCAGAGATGTGTTACATCAGAAGGGAGTTTCTCTGCGAATTTCATGGCCAGCGATTGAAATGCCGCCCCGTTCGCGAAGATGGGTGTGATATCCTTAAACAAAATCCCCTTCTTTGGAAAATCGGGCACATCCAAGATCAAAGAACCAATGTCGCTCATTTGCCAATGCTTCACTGTTTATCTCCCGTCAGCTCTAAAAAGCCCAGTTCTTTAGCCCTCTCCAAGTCTTTGATGCCTATTTCAAACACATTGATTCCGGTGCCATGAGCTCCGCAAAGAGCAATGACAAAACCGTCGCCCTGCCCCTTTTTCTTTGAGAAAATCTTTATATTTTTCAGTTCTCTTGCCATTTTATTGAGCGAGATGGATGTCCCAGGCTCACACTGCTTACCCCCATCTTGCTTGTAAACAAAAACGCGACGTTCGGGGTTTTCAAAATTTGCGGCTTTGTCACTTGAACTCTTTTCATTTGCGGCAGCTTGAGCATGCCCTTGGGATAGAAGGTCCTTTTGATATATCATCTGACCATTGCTTCGACAATTGCCAACTGTACACGAACAGAGAGCACAAAAAATGACGAAAGTTGCCAGAGTTCTCAACTTTGCTAACCCCACGGCCAGTATTTTGTGCGCAAATTCCATCCGAGGCGAATCCTATAGAGGAGCGCATTTGCGGACATGAAGTAGAGCTGGCCGGTTTGCGTATCCAAATAGGGACTTGAGGTGATGCCCCTGCCGGTATCAAATTGATCCACCCAATTGCCTGTGGCAGCGTCTAGAACTTGAAGCGAACCGCTCGATTCCCCATAAACCAATAGGCCGCGGTAAACAACAGATTCTGTCGCAAAGCCCTTGATGCCCGGTCGACTCCAAAGAACTTTCCCGGAAGCCTTGTCTAAGGCCATCATCTTTCCTGAAGTTGAGCCGTAGTAAAGAGAATTTTGATTCAAGGTCACTGGGGAATAGCCGCCTTCGTCCACTTTCCAGCGGATGTTTCCTTTGTCCTTATCAAGGCAATAAAGAGCGCCATCAAAGCTCGATACGTAAATACTATCGCCTTCAATCACAGGAGTGGAGTCCACATCGCGAAACCGTTTATTCTGATTGAGTTTTTGCTCCCAAACGAGAGTTCCTTTTTCTTTATTCAAAGCCACAAAGGATCCATCGCTGAAGCCTGAGTAAATGAGAGGTCCGACGATCACGGGACGGCTGGCTCCCCGAACGGAAATCTGAGAGGGATCCATGCGATTGTAGGTCCACGCCACTTGTCCCGAACTCGCATCCAATGCATTTAAAATATTGTTTCCAGAAACAAAATAAACTCGGTTGTCTTGAACTAAAGGCTCACCGAGAACTTCAGCTCGAACGGGAAACGTCCACTCGGTTGCGCCTGTGCCTAAATTGAGAGAATAGAAAAATCCATCGCTGGATCCAAAGAAAAGCCTGTTGTCGATAGCCTGAGCTCCTCCCTCCACTCCACCTTGAAAGGATCGAGACCAAATTAGTTTTCCTGTTAATCGATCATAAGTCACAAGTTGGTCGATGGCATTTCCTGCTACAACGAATTTTTCTGTTACGACGGGCTTCATTCGGTTGAGACGGCGAAAATCCAATGACTCCTCTGCAAACGTGGCTTTTATCCACTCTCGTTCGATGATAAAGTCCTTTTTCTCAGCGTGCAGCTTTTGCAGAGGAGTTAAGGAACATCCTAGAGCACCAAGTCCGGTCAATGTGACAATAATGAATGCAGCTATTCGACGGTGCTCCATAACCTCTCCTTATAAAGATTAACAAAAAAACAGAGGAACTATCGGCTCGCCCCAGTCTTATCGAGTTCTATCAATCTCAAATAGGCCTTGGCTGCTTTCCCCGCATCCGTAGAGGAGAA from Bdellovibrionales bacterium includes these protein-coding regions:
- a CDS encoding 6-carboxytetrahydropterin synthase, encoding MSKSSLVILSRKAYFSAGVRYFNFTWTEDQNQKVFGDSCSEYGHGYNFILEARLAGHRDPKTSLVVNLTDVEEDLKEVVALLNKKHLGYEVDFFKVRVPTVENIAEYCFIELKKRLGSLLVGVRLRQGEDDWVDIL
- a CDS encoding DUF2817 domain-containing protein, which gives rise to MGRLFFAVIGVLVAPLIQSCSNLLVEMSSEKISLAPTETTATRENPPLVSAIDSSSKILPSSLKVEKQTDKTDKSEIQYDQNEVSSICNLELARLPGPLKSEDFAKACKKAQVLQGCVSEERRPIFHYERLSSDSKGKKILALALIHGDELPSGSVARAWMARLESVEPRNSWRVIPVLNPDGFGKKTRVNARGVDINRNFPTEGWEREAVQRWKSMSKSDPRRYPGPNSGSEMETRCAMKHIEDFNPDFIISIHTPLGVLDFDGPRLKYPRFEPLPWISLGNFPGSLGRYMWKDHNVPVLTIELKGSGGLKRLEQFDHLQDISGTVAIQSNKAKEEKN
- the cdd gene encoding cytidine deaminase; amino-acid sequence: MSLTPSLKKQLLDAAIKARLNSYSPYSKCKVGSALLMDDQRIFSGCNIENASYGATICAERSAIFSAIGQGFKNVQAILVVTDSLEPWPPCGMCRQVLSEFASAEVPVFLCNLDGVVREKTLGELCPHFFGPLQLS
- a CDS encoding VWA domain-containing protein, which produces MFSVFNLFTSLFSDIQFLCKRLSCFLLTVMIPLFFSVSSPSLTAMAGDPEPLKSGARLTIVDADAKGSLFVEVLTQAPQKISSRNLQLDDIPAFLFGLNGQNKIEADEWTLFYNNLQSPDKSVEIVTRELDQKSKIYKTIFRVELGKIPTEVTELSLALATSLEGDAQDPMVKDLEFITTIVRAGENKIAIFSPQVGSLTEERAIFLLTLYRHGNGWKIRTQGDGFKGGFASLFESFGGARADDPEMKGQESAPQPAVPESPAQPLQPPPSTAEQRNKITLEKISKKAPGLVDLAKKVNVLVDKMGLGEIFADVLLVLDASGSMQSQYPEGVQRLINRIVPLALRLDPDGAIPCYAFASHCARLSIDTTGDEVGDSITLENYEQFVKRAQQSRMPYEQTTQGGFLGKIFRKSYSNQEDILHALGYDANQLNADQLKDLGISRQPYSGWSGIFPGLGSSNDEVALLEMLSRDYAGTKKPVLAIVVHDGGVGSSRAISEKIKSMASDGVPIFLQFVGWAGSGYGVLEKLDTLEGRRIDNTGFFALTAKDLTEMPEEVLLQKILKEFPAWLKAAEKEGIIQSHSCRERLL
- a CDS encoding adenine phosphoribosyltransferase, whose amino-acid sequence is MSDIGSLILDVPDFPKKGILFKDITPIFANGAAFQSLAMKFAEKLPSDVTHLCAIESRGFIIGAAVAQHREIALVLARKPGKLPRETVNHSYDLEYGSDSLLVHKDSFSEESRVVIIDDVLATGGTASAAETLVKKCGAHVVTHLFLMELKALEGGVRLKAPYHAFLKF
- a CDS encoding PQQ-binding-like beta-propeller repeat protein; translation: MEHRRIAAFIIVTLTGLGALGCSLTPLQKLHAEKKDFIIEREWIKATFAEESLDFRRLNRMKPVVTEKFVVAGNAIDQLVTYDRLTGKLIWSRSFQGGVEGGAQAIDNRLFFGSSDGFFYSLNLGTGATEWTFPVRAEVLGEPLVQDNRVYFVSGNNILNALDASSGQVAWTYNRMDPSQISVRGASRPVIVGPLIYSGFSDGSFVALNKEKGTLVWEQKLNQNKRFRDVDSTPVIEGDSIYVSSFDGALYCLDKDKGNIRWKVDEGGYSPVTLNQNSLYYGSTSGKMMALDKASGKVLWSRPGIKGFATESVVYRGLLVYGESSGSLQVLDAATGNWVDQFDTGRGITSSPYLDTQTGQLYFMSANALLYRIRLGWNLRTKYWPWG